A single region of the Theileria annulata chromosome 4, complete sequence, *** SEQUENCING IN PROGRESS *** genome encodes:
- a CDS encoding uncharacterized protein (Tap579b07.q1c.cand.10 - score = 37.31;~SMART 10 transmembrane domains at aa 23-45, 66-88, 93-115, 120-142, 152-174, 187-204, 742-764, 785-807, 817-839 and 852-874;~10 probable transmembrane helices predicted for TA10530 by TMHMM2.0 at aa 23-45, 66-88, 93-115, 120-142, 152-174, 187-204, 742-764, 785-807, 817-839 and 852-874) translates to MTGEQSLYNLEQENQNKNHRFKIQSIVGFLTVVIFLTTNQLNVYSRYFSALFRISQVNAQIFISKLYTFRTFLIILGCLSKFIIFKIPVDNSFLSLISLFLIVVCRLIFLLLLYFTQNLAINVYFLLLFEAFLFGFFYTTFISNVFGHILIIIIFLDLASSFVFFTQLFLSLFLENNPLLIIKLQSWLSLILSIVGFFLWYYFLNKFHKPYFNDTQQNVDNINNHIRRLGIFSQSTNEFSTKINDEIENLKGISTIKQKIASFLNEFKIFVRELWETKYSHVKESNNKSSLDKKRSDYLLNSIKKLVLLDDLISTIEKLISSGKSKILEFLSAREILYVKINSEFRALRAIRFKNSYSEEIESVINSGNDHSSSLYNTSAVISDISAILEELNILGKIKKLHKIHDELKSLSEQITSFKDNMNSINDYKFSIKKAKSKLSKLLRILSSILETVMEEDVYEFYFLEQSFGDKRKLLVEIELEFKAMFDDYLSRIQLIETKGTSEILKSLDLVYDSEFKSVMTSIVKLNDLVKGIQEIKEELITLFEKIQKFKFNLPINSYALFEQWNKDPESRNLLLESEYRYYQIKDFHNFYLSLNHAKVLDLVENFEQTAEKLNESLTECSTVISDKITTIEQLINDYEPSKNVLEELKIDETADKITLDEHKNKLSSLIKEIISALETENVEVEDVLKDLVEKSSNEVDIILKKLDLLVTSKNEESIKKLKVLKLLEFPDVKIQIEKESGFFVLSPLFLYYSIIFGLSSFFFEFLFPRFIPYGLLEHDISGRVNLILHPFKVSGSIIMFVIYYFNRDFVNWTSNFNSYWTLIVPQFLVFLWSMLAIHTRVRMFTFIRNSIYSVNIMGLILVILNSFTEAVSLVGLGYELFLMGESSKLLEIHFILSLLMRYFYSRLSIGYNNARINMGLIPPRFIPNIILANPVWYWIRETIWRSYRNVFTDLSTNLADILNNP, encoded by the coding sequence ATGACTGGAGAACAATCCCTTTATAATCTAGAACAagaaaatcaaaataaaaATCATCGTTTCAAAATCCAATCTATTGTTGGTTTTCTTACAGtagttatttttttaaCTACTAATCAGTTGAATGTTTATTCAAGATATTTCTCAGCTCTATTTCGAATTTCACAAGTTAATGCACAGATTTTTATAAGCAAATTGTATACATTTCGTACTtttttaatcattttaGGTTGtttatctaaatttattatttttaaaataccaGTAGATAATTCCTTTctttcattaatttcattatttttaattgtaGTTTGtagattaatatttctacTATTACTCTATTTCACACAAAATTTAGCTATAAAcgtatattttttattgcTTTTTGAAGCGTTTTTGTTTGGATTTTTCTATACAACTTTTATTTCCAATGTTTTCGGACACATTTTAATcattataatattcttaGATCTTGCTAGTTCATTTGTGTTTTTCACACAACTATTTCTcagtttatttttagaaaacaATCCTCTTTtgattattaaattacaatCATGGTTATCTTTAATATTAAGCATTGTTGGATTCTTTCTGTGGTACTATTTTctaaataaatttcataaacCATATTTTAATGACACTCAACAAAATGTTgacaatattaataaccATATCCGGAGACTAGGTATTTTTTCCCAATCAACAAATGAGTTTTctactaaaattaatgatgaaattgaaaatttaaaaggAATTTCTActattaaacaaaaaatagCTTCATTCTTAAATGAATTCAAAATATTTGTCAGAGAACTTTGGGAAACAAAATATTCTCATGTGAAagaatcaaataataaatctaGTTTGGATAAGAAAAGATCAGATTATCTGTTAAACagtataaaaaaattagttttgCTAGATGATTTAATATCGACGATTGAAAAATTGATCTCTTCTGGCAAATCTAAAATACTCGAATTTTTATCGGCCAGAGAGATTTtatatgttaaaattaattcagAATTTAGAGCACTAAGAGCTATAcgatttaaaaattcatattcAGAAGAAATTGAAAGCGTTATTAATTCTGGAAATGATCATTCTAGtagtttatataatacTTCAGCAGTTATTTCGGATATTTCAGCAATACTAGAggaattaaatattctgGGAAAGATTAAAAAACTTCACAAGATTCATGATGAATTGAAAAGTCTATCAGAACAAATCACTAGTTTCAAAGACAATATGAATTCAATTAATGATTACAAGTTTTCAATTAAAAAAGcaaaatcaaaattatccAAACTTCTACGTATTTTATCATCCATATTAGAAACTGTTATGGAAGAGGATGtttatgaattttatttccTTGAACAGTCATTCGGGGACAAGAGGAAACTCCTTGTAGAAATAGAACTAGAGTTTAAAGCAATGTTCGATGATTATTTATCGAGAATACAACTAATAGAAACAAAAGGTACTTCAGAAATACTAAAGTCCTTAGATTTAGTATACGATTCAGAATTTAAATCAGTAATGACATctattgtaaaattaaacgATTTAGTCAAAGGCATTCAAGAAATAAAGGAGGAATTAATAACTCTATTTGAGAAGATTCAAAAGTTCAAATTTAATCTCCCAATCAATTCCTACGCTTTATTTGAGCAGTGGAATAAGGACCCTGAGTCTCGTAATCTTTTGTTAGAATCCGAATACAGATACTACCAAATTAAAGATTTTCATAACTTTTATTTGAGTTTAAATCATGCTAAAGTTTTGGATTTAgttgaaaattttgaacaAACTGctgaaaaattaaatgaaagTCTAACAGAGTGTTCTACTGTTATTTCTGACAAAATAACAACTATTGAACAGTTAATCAATGATTATGAACCATCAAAAAATGTTTTGGAAGAGCTAAAAATTGATGAGACTGCAGACAAAATAACATTGGATGAACATAAGAATAAACTTAGTTCCTTAATTAAGGAAATTATTTCGGCTTTAGAGACTGAAAATGTGGAAGTTGAAGATGTTTTAAAGGATCTGGTTGAAAAATCTTCAAATGAAgttgatattattttaaagaaattgGACTTACTTGTTACGAGTAAAAACGAGGAAAGTATAAAAAAGTTAAAAGTTCTAAAATTACTAGAATTTCCAGATGTTAAAATTCAGATTGAAAAAGAATCTGGATTCTTCGTTCTTTCACCattatttctttattaCAGCATTATATTTGGACTATCTTCATTTTTCTTTGAGTTTTTGTTTCCAAGGTTTATCCCTTATGGTCTTCTCGAACATGATATATCTGGTAGGGTTAACCTTATTTTACATCCATTCAAAGTTTCCGGTTCCATTATAATGtttgttatttattatttcaacaGGGATTTTGTAAACTGGACTAGCAATTTCAACTCATATTGGACACTAATCGTTCCTCAGtttttagtatttttatGGTCAATGTTGGCAATTCATACAAGAGTTCGAATGTTTACTTTCATAAGGAATTCAATTTACTCAGTTAACATTATGGGTTTAATATTGGTTATTTTAAACAGCTTTACTGAGGCCGTTAGTTTAGTTGGTTTAGGTTACGAGTTGTTTTTAATGGGTGAATCTTCAAAACTACTAGAAATTCATTTTATCCTATCGTTGTTAATGCGATATTTTTACTCAAGATTATCAATAGGGTACAACAACGCCAGGATTAACATGGGACTAATACCTCCACGGTTTATCCCCAATATCATATTAGCTAATCCAGTATGGTATTGGATTAGAGAAACTATTTGGAGATCATATAGAAACGTATTTACTGATCTATCTACCAATTTGGctgatattttaaacaatcCATGA